In Equus quagga isolate Etosha38 chromosome 14, UCLA_HA_Equagga_1.0, whole genome shotgun sequence, the genomic stretch CAGCGTCCGCGATTACAGACTGCTCTCTGGGACACCTCATTCATCCGTCTGACctccctcctcaggtccttcGCTCGACCAGGGTCCCGCGGGCCGCCGGGGGAAATGTCCTGGGCCGTGCGGCCACGTGGGCTCCACCCCCACGACTCGCCTGGCCGCCGTCACTGCGGAAGCAGCCATGGGCGATTTGTAACCTGCATGGGGCTGCGTGTCAGgaaaactttatttccaaaaacaggagacaaaaccacaatgagatgccacttcacacccagcAGGACgactgttattaaaaaaatggaaaacgaCAAGAGCTGGCGAGGGTGTGGGGAAGTTGGGACCCTTGTGCATGGCTGGCGCGAATCTGaaatggggcagccactgtggaaagaatctggaggttcctcaaaaacttactCAAGAGATGTATGATCCAGCAGTCTGTGTCCTGGGTACGTCCCCAAGGGAAGTGGGAGCAGGGACTCGGATCTCTGCATGCCATGTCCACAGCAGCGTGATTCACAGACTAAAGGTGGAAGCACccccaagtgtccatccacagatgatGGACATACACATCTAGACgctggaatattacgcagccctgaaaaggaaggagagccTGACACCTGCTCCCACGTGGACGGACCCTGAGGACGTGATGCTCAGGgacgtgagccagacacagaaggacacacactgtgtggtccactcacaggaggtccctgcaggagccacatccacagacacagaaaggggatggggggccaggggctgggggaggggtgggagtcagtgtttcatggggacagagctgcagtttggggagatggaaagttctggagacagatggaggggatggttgcacagcaaCGTGAATGTGCTTCATGCTGCTGAGCTGTACCCTGAAAATGGTGAGGACGGTGGATGGTATGTGTActttatcataatttaaaaaataaaagaaaatgatatccattaaaaaaaatcaaaacgcAAACCAGGTGGCAGGTTGCGGTTTGCTGGCCCCGCCTCAGGCACAGCTCAGGCGGCGGCCCGTCGCAGGCCGTTCTCCGTCTCCGTGCCCCTCTCCGTCCCTCTCGGTTTTGATAATGTTGCGGGGTTGCCCCCCGAGAGGGTTGGCACTGTCACCATTGGGACACCCGCCACTGGCGTGAGGGGCTCACCCGTCTCCTCTGCACTGATGGCCTGTCCCCATTGCAGGGTCCCCTCCGGCACTGCGGACAATGGGGCTGGGTCATTCTCTGTGGGGTCGCCCTGGGTGCCTGGGGCGTgagcagcatccccggcctccTTGGCCCGTGGTCTCCCTGACCCCGCGGGACTCCACCTGCTGTGTTGGGGTCGTGCCTGGGCTTCCAGCGCATTCTGGGGGGCCTGGGACCCAGGAGCGGGCGTGTCTGCCGCTCCTCTGCGCCATGTTCACTCCAGCCGAGCCCGGCCTCACAGGGAGCCAGGGCCGCGGGGTGCGAGTGCGTCTGTGACTCGGGCTGGCCCCACTCCTGACATTACCTGGCGCCCCGAGCTTTGCGTCAGATCTGACGTCCGGTGCGGAGGCGAGGGGACCTCTCCACGTCCCAGGGCAGATCCTACGGTGCCACGGGGGCCCTGGCGTGGGGACAGGAGCAGGCCTGCCTGCCGTGGGGCTGCGTTTCCCGGGTGGAGTGTGGGGCTTTTCCCGGGATGTCTTTGCCAGGTCACGTTGCAGGTCAGAgggcagcagctgctgctctggAGGGGCCCTCCGGGCCGGGCTGAGCTGAGGTCCCACCAGCCGCCGGGGCCGGGCTGGGTGGCTCCTGCCTCACGGCCGCTACCCCTCCAGGTTCCTCTACTCGGATGAGGTTCAGATCGGGCCCGAGACGGTCATGACCACGCTGTACACGGCCAAGAAGTACGCGGTGCCGGCGCTCGAGGCCCACTGCGTGGAGTTCCTGAAGAAGAACCTGCGCGCCGACAACGCCTTCATGCTGCTCACGCAGGTGCGGGGCCAGGACGGGGAAGGGGGACGGGACAGGGGACCAGGGGGTGGGGGACCAGGGAAACGGAGCTGGGGCATGAGATAGGGGCACAAGGGTGACAGCGGGCTGgagggccgggggctgggggtcCTGGGGGGATTCTGAGGTTTTGCCCCTTAAATTTTGCTCCAGGATGAGCCCCCTCACCCCCGACCCCAGTCGCATCCCCATGGGCTTTCCAGGTCGCCGTCCATCCGCTTGGTGGCGGCAGGGATGTGCTGACGGCTCCCGGGGCGTCGTGATGGGTTTTGGGGGCGGGCATGGGGTTTCTCCAGGGAGCCCCCTCGGGCTCTGTGTGGACGGACCAGCTGCGGTGGGGCCAATGCAGCCACGGGGGCCAGGAGGCCGGGAAGGCTGGGGACGGGGCAGCCCGGGCGTGGGGGCGCCCCCTCCCAGGCGGTCACAGCCCCACAGGCCAGATCTGCAGACCCCTCGCAGAGGTGGCACCTGGGCTTCAGCATTGACCGGCCGCTCACTGAGTCGCCCTAAAGGGCCTGAGCCAGGACTGTTACGGGGCCGCCCGGCCATCTGCTGAGGGGCAGCCTCAGGGGGCGTCCAAGCTGGGCCCCAGCAGAGCGCAGGGCAGAGGGCGTGGGGGCTCGCTGCCCACCAGCATCCCGGGCAGAGAGACCAGAGTCTCCTCCATCCCCGGCCTGCCAGAGCGCGAGTCCCTCATGGAGCGGCTGCACCCTGACCCTGGGACGGTCAGGCTCGGGCTCCCGTGTCCTGCCGGTCACTTGTGGCCCTCTCCCCGGTGGCTCCAGCCAGCCCCGAGGGGACTGCGCACATCTCCTGGGTCCATCCTGTCTGCTGTCCCCCACTTGGGCCTGACCTGCGGGGGACGCGGCGTTAGCGGTGCTGGCAGGCCCGGAGGGGGTCGTGCATGTGGTGGGCCCCGGTGCGTTACCGCGAGGCCGGGAACTTGGAGGGAGAACGTGTCACCGGCTCCCGGGCTGACACCCGGGCCGACATGCAGGCCCGGGAGCGGGCGCTGAGCCTGGGGCGGTGGTGCTGCCGCGCTCTCCCCGCAGGCGCGCCTGTTCGACGAGCCGCAGCTCGCCAGCCTGTGCCTGGAGAACATCGACAAGAACACGGCTGACGCCATCACCGCCGAGGGCTTCACGGACATCGACCTGGGTAGGGCCGGCGCGGGGGGCTGCCGCGGGGTCCGCCCACCCTGCGGCAGTCAGCGATGCCCACGCGGAGTCCCCGGCCAGGCGCCCGCTGACCGGCTGTCCCCATAGACACGCTGGTGGCTGTCCTGGAGCGGGACACCCTGGGCATCCGGGAGGCACGCCTGTTCAACGCCGTCGTGCGCTGGTCGGAGGCCGAGTGTCAGCGCCAGCAGCTGCAGGTGACGCCTGAGAACAAGCGGAAGGTTCTGGGCAAGGCGCTGGCCCTCATCCGCTTCCCACTGATGACCATCGAGGAGTTCGCTGCAGGTAACGGGCAGGGGGGCGAGGCCGCTCCAGAGCCCGACCCCCAGGGACCCCGCGTGTGACTCCGTCGCGTGTCCTGGCTGTGTGTCCACCACACGAGCCCGCTGCCAGGGACACGCATGTGCTCCGTGTGCTGCTGACAGACCCGCCGTGTCCTCGGGAGCTGGGACCCTGCCTGAGCGTGTGAACCTGGAACGACCCCTGGTGCCGCCcctcctgtgtctctgtgtcccctTCCTCTGTCTCGCTGTCCACATGTATGTGTTGAGTGCCCCGGCCACTGAGGGTCCCCGTCTTGGGCTCGTGTCCTGGGGGCCGGACTCTGGCGTCAGCGTCCGTGACGAGCCCCATGAAGGGGTGGGAAGTGGCCGCAGCTGCAGGCCTGGGGCTCGGGGCCAGTGTGGGGTGGCCCTGCCCGTGCCCCCACCCTGTGTGGATGCATACTTCCTGGGGCCACGCAGGCCTGGAAGGTTCTGGACGGGGCTCTGTGACGCAGCCCTGTGGCCAGTGCACACCCACCGTCCTGTCTCTCCTGGGTCTGCACTGCCCTGTTCCCACCAGTCTTAGGGTCACCGCATTTAGCAACACAGCAAACAGATAACTTTCTAGAATGTGTCCCCCAGGCCTCAGCTGGGGCACTTGCCCCATGGGTCAGTCGCCTTTGACCTGAGATCACATGTGCCTGGAATCCTGCGTGTGTCTTATCCGGCGGCCCGCCGTGTGCACAGCGCCAGAGTGATGCCTCAGAGACTGTCCGTGTGCTCTGGGGTCACTCACTCATCAGACACTGAGGGAGCCTCCCTTGGCCCAGGCCCCGGCAGTGCGCGGTGACCGGGGCAGCCTGGGCACTGGGATATCGGGGCGGGTCGCTTGCTGTTGTGGGGCCGTCTTGGGCACTGTGGGGGTTggacagcatccctggcccccaccaATTCCAGGAGCACCCAACTTGTGATGACCACAGATGTCCCCAGATGGGGCCCAGTGTCCCCCGGGGGCCAAAATTCCTAGTGAGAGCTCTGGGCGACAGGGTCCGACTGTCCCAACCTAAGACAcctcctgctccagcctggcCTGCACCCCCAAAACCACTCTCCTTGCAGCGCTCCCCCCAGGTCTCAGGCCCCTGTGACACCACCTGCCAAGAAGGACTGTCCCCTCGTCCTCAGAATGGAGCCTGTGCTGCCCCCCACTGCCCCCCCTTGCCAGCACCAGGAGGGACAGTGTGTGTGTCTTGTGGGTCTGCGTTGGGCCTGGTGGCCCTGTCTCTGAGCCAGCAGGGGGCGCCCACGGGCCCCGGCCCTTTGTCACGCTGTGTCAGAGTCCCCACTTAGGATGTCCACGTGACAACCGGAGAAAGCAGACGTTTGAAGCCCGTCTCCCTGGCGGGCGGCGGTCGAGCCTGCCCTGTGTATCCTTTCTGCGTCTTCTCTGCAGAGATTAAAGGCGACAGTGGTTAACGTTCTGAACTCCATTTCGTATCTTGCTTGTCCCCGACCCCGTTCCCCCGGGTGAGGCTCGCGTGTTGGCTCGGAGCACTGCCCCG encodes the following:
- the BTBD2 gene encoding BTB/POZ domain-containing protein 2, with product MSQTSSVVDRFVLAVGSAVFDAMFNGGMATTSTEIELPDVEPAAFLALLKFLYSDEVQIGPETVMTTLYTAKKYAVPALEAHCVEFLKKNLRADNAFMLLTQARLFDEPQLASLCLENIDKNTADAITAEGFTDIDLDTLVAVLERDTLGIREARLFNAVVRWSEAECQRQQLQVTPENKRKVLGKALALIRFPLMTIEEFAAGNGQGGEAAPEPDPQGPPPVPAPQIIHTDSNTVLGQNDTGFSCDGSASTFRVMFKEPVEVLPNVNYTACATLKGPDSHYGTKGLRKVTHESPTTGAKTCFTFCYAAGNNNGTSVEDGQIPELIFYT